The following are from one region of the Nicotiana tabacum cultivar K326 chromosome 3, ASM71507v2, whole genome shotgun sequence genome:
- the LOC107785343 gene encoding exonuclease 1 isoform X1, which produces MGIQGLLPLLKSIMLPINIKELKGCSVAVDTYSWLHKGAFSCSKELCKGIPTTKHIDYCMHRVNLLCHYGVKPILVFDGGPLPMKNEQENKRARSRKENLSRAIEHEANGNMTAAYECYQKAVDISPSVAHDLIQVLKRENVCYIVAPYEADAQMTFLAISKQVDAVITEDSDLIAFGCPRIIYKMDKFGQGLEFRCSKLDQNKELNLTGFTKQMLLEMCILSGCDYLQSLPGMGLKKAHALIKKFKSYDKVIKHLRYNTAAVSPLYEESFKKAIMTFLHQRVYDPITEDLVHLSELSVCGSQDLDFLGPLIQTEVAQGIAKGNIDPFTMMPFQKECNAAELVHSRTYELNDFKVEGERRKLDLPAQKNLLTNYFCTASLEAKQKFRAPRTSPVNPNSEVGVSNPWADSKKGADSPKFLSLPMSSPDLLGVSSAPVRKDSFAVDDILLKASRCLESKSQGRLEEEEIANYIGLQPVPLQHPICKPCMTSSKERALDLSESTMQAEKGKVIVRSSYFLKNKKKEDNQDDKSEINGAANDKSHRSIQENDCDSISDARDETVAAVVKTAIVRSSYFQHKPSSGNGDTEQKEKENKRVIVRSSYFQHKRSAGTKENENCQDNSHVAAELQHTSPKASSENDCCEVRLKKRKVTFIDTAQTESERSEYLEAEISADQGNFSSDLDDSTKETKDGEGKFGSNISHLGRYSQIAEKSIESFVSVISSFRFTSNGSRASGLRAPLKDIKNTSTNRSASNMDLSKFVYKPTNQKRSLARRKV; this is translated from the exons ATGGGTATACAAGGGCTTTTGCCCCTCTTGAAATCGATAATGTTACCCATAAACATCAAAGAATTGAAGGGTTGCAGTGTAGCTGTTGATACGTATTCTTGGCTTCACAAGGGTGCTTTCTCTTGCAGCAAAGAGCTCTGTAAAGGCATCCCCACTACCAA GCATATTGATTATTGCATGCACAGAGTAAATCTATTATGTCATTATGGTGTCAAACCCATTCTTGTGTTTGATGGAGGTCCCTTACCAATGAAGAATGAACAGGAGAACAAGCGGGCAAG ATCTAGGAAAGAAAACCTTTCTCGTGCAATAGAGCATGAAGCTAATGGAAACATGACTGCTGCTTATGAGTGCTATCAAAAGGCGGTTGATATATCACCTTCAGTGGCTCACGATCTAATACAG GTCCTAAAGCGGGAAAATGTATGTTACATAGTGGCTCCTTATGAAGCAGATGCTCAAATGACCTTTCTGGCCATCAGCAAACAGGTTGATGCTGTTATAACCGAAGATTCAGATTTAATAGCATTTGGTTGTCCTAGG ATCATTTACAAAATGGATAAGTTTGGGCAAGGTCTTGAGTTTCGGTGCTCCAAGCTGGACCAGAATAAGGAACTAAATTTAACAGGTTTCACAAAGCAGATGCTTCTAGAGATGTGTATCTTGAGCGGTTGTGACTATTTGCAGTCCTTGCCTGGAATGGGCCTAAAAAAAGCTCATGCACTTATAAAAAAGTTCAAGAGCTATGACAAG GTCATTAAGCACTTGAGGTACAATACTGCTGCAGTTTCTCCTCTGTATGAAGAGTCTTTCAAGAAAGCAATTATGACCTTCCTGCATCAACGAGTTTATGATCCCATTACTGAAGATCTGGTTCATTTGTCTGAGCTCTCTGTCTGTGGTAGTCAAGATCTAGATTTCCTAGGCC CGTTGATACAAACAGAAGTTGCTCAAGGAATAGCAAAAGGCAATATTGATCCTTTCACTATGATGCCATTTCAG AAAGAATGCAATGCTGCTGAACTGGTGCATAGCAGGACTTATGAACTGAATGACTTCAAAGTGGAAGGTGAAAGGAGGAAGCTTGATTTGCCTGCACAAAAGAATCTCCTAACCAATTACTTCT GCACTGCTTCTCTTGAAGCAAAGCAGAAATTTAGGGCACCGAGAACTAGCCCTGTTAATCCAAATTCAGAGGTTGGAGTGTCAAACCCTTGGGCAGACAGTAAGAAGGGAGCTGATTCTCCTAAATTCTTGAGCTTGCCAATGTCCTCGCCTGATCTTCTGGGTGTATCTTCTGCTCCGGTGAGGAAAGACAGTTTTGCA GTAGATGATATTCTCTTGAAAGCTTCCAGGTGTTTGGAGTCAAAAAGTCAAG GACGACTGGAAGAGGAAGAAATTGCAAATTATATAGGACTACAACCTGTTCCGCTACAGCATCCAATATGTAAACCCTGCATGACATCGAGTAAGGAGCGTGCTTTAGATTTGAGCGAGAGCACAATGCAAGCTGAAAAAGGAAAAGTGATAGTGAGGAGCTCCTATTTTCTGAAGAATAAGAAAAAGGAAGATAATCAGGATGATAAGAGTGAGATAAATGGGGCTGCCAATGATAAATCTCATAGAAGCATTCAGGAGAATGATTGTGATTCTATTTCAGATGCAAGGGATGAAACAGTAGCAGCAGTCGTTAAAACTGCCATTGTGCGGAGTTCTTATTTTCAGCATAAGCCATCATCAGGAAATG GTGATACTGaacagaaagagaaagagaacAAACGAGTAATAGTAAGGAGTTCTTATTTTCAGCACAAGCGATCAGCAGGaacaaaagagaatgaaaattgTCAGGATAACTCGCATGTTGCTGCTGAGCTGCAACATACCAGTCCCAAGGCTTCTTCAGAAAATGACTGCTGTGAAGTGAGattaaagaaaagaaaggttACCTTCATTGACACTGCTCAAACC GAAAGTGAAAGGAGTGAATATTTAGAGGCTGAAATATCTGCAGATCAAG GCAACTTCAGCTCCGACCTGGATGATTCAACTAAGGAAACAAAGGACGGAGAAGGGAAATTTGGATCCAACATCTCTCATTTAGGACGTTATTCCCAAATAGCAGAGAAATCAATAGAAAGTTTTGTTTCAGTCATATCATCGTTTAGATTCACCTCAAATGGTTCTCGGGCCAGTGGGCTCCGAGCCCCTCTAAAAGATATTAAGAATACCAGCACTAACAG GTCCGCTAGTAACATGGATCTAAGCAAGTTCGTATACAAGCCAACAAATCAGAAGCGATCATTAGCACGTCGTAAAGTTTAA
- the LOC142177964 gene encoding uncharacterized protein LOC142177964, with the protein MTNGSSSTTVDSEFTPRASSPLFLHSSDIPGMSVVVVPFFGCGFGGWRRSIIVSLSARNKIAFIDGSFPKPAASSPESKQWDRCNNMVISWLTSSLTPEITESVQYSDTVESIWKQLNNRYGTINGTKKFEIKKELASTCYKFTKGRRFGTAANVESSENFNSANIGSNGPVFGIPGLTMDQYSQLLSFLQQSSLIDSNPQPNFEGFANFAGSNLSLSELNGVAAYSACMLTSVARSVWIVDFGATDHMTSAKELLFNITPIPVPYLVSLPNGYKVKVTCTGSLTLNSSFVLHKDLSRKKLLVLDRLDQGLYKLHHLSSSSPSASILNNVIQNVSSSSPSDSVLNNVVQNETSSSLNTSVCSLNESVIPSVSSVHSVQHVNNLDMIWHNRMGHLPFAKLKCIPSVSSDLSTKQPFTCSICPLARQARLPFPDSTSLFQLIHIDTWGPYHTQNYSGVKYLLTIVDDFSRATWTDLMSSKSNAFTLLKAFTAMVKTQFNLSVQTIRSDNALELVVEPHSYAQAAANPAWQEAMRKEFEALEANGTWDIVELPKGKKPIGCKWMCKIKYKADGRVERYKARLVIRGDTQIEGIDFHETFSLVDKMCTIRCLIAYTVKQKWSLLQLDASRQWYDKLSHALCSRGYSHSLNDYSLFMKKSPQSTMFLAVYIDDIILIEDDMLEIAALKSFLDDQFQIKDLGLLHYFLGIQIHYHSFGVLLHQQKFISDLLADFDCSDVSSVVCPLDLNDKLHSDVGDLLSRLDAYRNLIGKLNFLTHTRPDICFVVQHLSQFLQTPRVPHIVAILHVLRYLKGTSDVGLFLNDSADCSLVGYCDSDWAACPDSRHSVSGFCVFLGGSLISWKSKKQHMFSLSSAEAEYRAMSKVVAELSWLVCLLSDLGLQVSTPLSVFCDNQAAIHIAKNPVFHERTKHIEVDCHFIRTKLADCLISLHHVSTNFQLADIFTKCLPGGVHHSLAAKLGVCPPSNLRGSLLELHSICRSLKCIYLYWA; encoded by the exons ATGACTAACGGGTCTAGTAGTACTACTGTTGATTCTGAATTTACGCCACGTGCTTCTAGTCCATTATTCCTTCATTCATCTGATATACCTGGGATGTCTGTAGTTGTTGTTCCTTTTTTTGGCTGTGGTTTTGGTGGGTGGAGAAGGAGCATTATTGTATCTTTGTCGGCTAGGAATAAAATTGCTTTCATTGATGGTAGTTTTCCTAAGCCGGCTGCTAGTTCCCCTGAGTCTAAACAGTGGGACAGATGTAACAACATGGTTATATCTTGGCTAACCAGCTCACTCACACCTGAGATTACTGAAAGTGTCCAATATTCTGACACTGTTGAAAGCATCTGGAAGCAGTTGAACAATAGGTATGGAACTATTAATGGAacaaagaaatttgaaattaaaaaagaATTGGCTTCTACAT GTTACAAGTTTACCAAGGGCAGAAGGTTTGGCACTGCTGCAAATGTTGAGTCTTCTGAAAACTTTAATTCTGCAAATATTGGTTCCAATGGTCCAGTTTTTGGTATACCTGGTCTTACTATGGATCAGTATTCCCAACTCTTGAGTTTTTTGCAACAATCTAGTCTTATTGATTCCAATCCTCAACCCAACTTTGAGGGGTTTGCTAACTTTGCTGGTAGTAATCTTTCTTTGTCTGAGCTTAATGGTGTTGCTGCTTATTCTGCTTGCATGTTAACTAGTGTAGCTAGAAGTGTTTGGATAGTAGATTTTGGAGCAACTGATCACATGACCTCTGCTAAAGAACTTCTTTTTAACATTACTCCAATTCCTGTTCCCTACTTAGTCAGTCTACCTAATGGATACAAAGTAAAAGTCACATGCACAGGGTCACTCACTCTGAATTCTTCATTTGTCTTGCACAAA GACCTTTCCAGGAAGAAGCTTCTGGTTCTTGATAGACTGGACCAAGGGCTATACAAACTTCATCACCTTTCCAGTTCATCCCCTTCTGCTTCTATTTTGAATAATGTTATCCAGAATGTATCTAGTTCATCCCCTTCTGATTCTGTTTTGAATAATGTTGTTCAGAATGAAACTAGCTCATCTTTGAATACTTCTGTCTGTAGCCTAAATGAAAGTGTGATTCCCTCTGTTTCATCTGTTCATTCTGTACAACATGTGAATAATCTTGATATGATTTGGCATAATAGAATGGGACATCTTCCTTTTGCAAAATTGAAGTGTATACCTTCTGTTTCCTCTGATTTGTCTACTAAACAGCCTTTTACTTGTtctatctgtcctttggccagaCAAGCTAGATTGCCTTTTCCCGATTCTACTTCTCTGTTTCAACTCATTCACATTGATACATGGGGGCCTTATCATACCCAAAATTATtctggtgttaaatatttgttgaCAATTGTAGATGATTTTAGTAGGGCCACTTGGACAGATTTAATGAGTTCCAAGAGCAATGCTTTTACTTTACTTAAAGCTTTTACTGCCATGGTCAAAACACAATTTAATCTTTCTGTTCAAACAATCAGAAGTGATAATGCCTTGGAGCTTG TAGTTGAGCCTCACTCTTATGCTCAGGCTGCTGCCAATCCAGCTTGGCAAGAAGCCATGAGGAAAGAGTTTGAGGCATTAGAAGCTAATGGGACTTGGGATATTGTGGAACTACCCAAAGGTAAGAAGCCAATTGGTTGTAAATGGATGTGCAAAATCAAATATAAAGCTGATGGTCGTGTGGAAAGATACAAAGCTAGGCTAGTCATACGGGGAGATACACAAATAGAGGGTATTGATTTTCATGAAACTTTTTCTCTTGTCGACAAAATGTGTACTATTCGATGTCTTATAGCTTATACCGTTAAACAGAAATGGTCTTTATTACAATTGGAT GCTTCTCGCCAATGGTATGATAAATTGTCTCATGCCCTTTGTTCTAGAGGTTATAGCCATTCTTTAAATGATTACTCCTTGTTTATGAAGAAATCACCTCAGTCTACTATGTTTCTCGctgtatatatagatgatatcaTTCTAATAGAGGATGATATGCTTGAAATAGCTGCCTTGAAAAGTTTTCTGGATGACCAATTTCAAATAAAGGATCTTGGGCTTCTCCATTATTTCTTAGGTATTCAGATTCATTATCATTCTTTTGGTGTCCTTTTGCATCAACAAAAGTTCATTTCTGATTTACTTGCTGATTTTGACTGTTCTGATGTCTCTTCTGTTGTATGTCCATTGGATTTGAATGATAAGTTACATTCTGATGTTGGTGACCTTCTGTCCAGACTTGACGCATATCGCAACCTCATAGGGAAACTTAATTTTCTTACCCATACTCGCCCTGACATTTGCTTCGTTGTCCAACACCTTAGTCAGTTTCTCCAAACACCTAGAGTCCCTCACATAGTTGCTATTTTACATGTGTTACGCTACTTAAAGGGGACTTCTGATGTTGGTCTATTTCTTAATGATTCTGCTGATTGTTCTTTGGTTGGCTACTGTGATAGTGATTGGGCTGCTTGCCCTGATTCTCGCCATTCTGTTAGTGGTTTTTGTGTGTTCCTGGGTGGTAGTCTTATTAGTTGGAAGTCCAAGAAACAGCATATGTTCTCTTTATCCTCCGCTGAGGCTGAATATAGGGCCATGAGCAAAGTTGTTGCTGAGTTGTCTTGGCTGGTCTGTTTGTTGTCCGACTTGGGCTTACAAGTCTCCACTCCTCTCTCTGTTTTCTGTGACAATCAAGCTGCCATTCACATAGCCAAGAACCCTGTTTTCCACGAGCGCACCAAGCATATAGAGGTTGACTGCCACTTTATCCGAACAAAGTTGGCTGATTGTTTGATCTCTTTACATCATGTTTCTACTAATTTCCAGTTGGCTGACATTTTTACCAAGTGCTTGCCAGGTGGAGTTCATCATTCTTTGGCTGCCAAGTTGGGTGTGTGCccaccctccaacttgagggggagtcTGTTGGAGTTACATAGTATATGCAGAAGTTTGAAGTGTATTTATTTGTATTGGGCTTAG
- the LOC107785343 gene encoding exonuclease 1 isoform X2 — translation MGIQGLLPLLKSIMLPINIKELKGCSVAVDTYSWLHKGAFSCSKELCKGIPTTKHIDYCMHRVNLLCHYGVKPILVFDGGPLPMKNEQENKRARSRKENLSRAIEHEANGNMTAAYECYQKAVDISPSVAHDLIQVLKRENVCYIVAPYEADAQMTFLAISKQVDAVITEDSDLIAFGCPRIIYKMDKFGQGLEFRCSKLDQNKELNLTGFTKQMLLEMCILSGCDYLQSLPGMGLKKAHALIKKFKSYDKVIKHLRYNTAAVSPLYEESFKKAIMTFLHQRVYDPITEDLVHLSELSVCGSQDLDFLGPLIQTEVAQGIAKGNIDPFTMMPFQKECNAAELVHSRTYELNDFKVEGERRKLDLPAQKNLLTNYFCTASLEAKQKFRAPRTSPVNPNSEVGVSNPWADSKKGADSPKFLSLPMSSPDLLGVSSAPVDDILLKASRCLESKSQGRLEEEEIANYIGLQPVPLQHPICKPCMTSSKERALDLSESTMQAEKGKVIVRSSYFLKNKKKEDNQDDKSEINGAANDKSHRSIQENDCDSISDARDETVAAVVKTAIVRSSYFQHKPSSGNGDTEQKEKENKRVIVRSSYFQHKRSAGTKENENCQDNSHVAAELQHTSPKASSENDCCEVRLKKRKVTFIDTAQTESERSEYLEAEISADQGNFSSDLDDSTKETKDGEGKFGSNISHLGRYSQIAEKSIESFVSVISSFRFTSNGSRASGLRAPLKDIKNTSTNRSASNMDLSKFVYKPTNQKRSLARRKV, via the exons ATGGGTATACAAGGGCTTTTGCCCCTCTTGAAATCGATAATGTTACCCATAAACATCAAAGAATTGAAGGGTTGCAGTGTAGCTGTTGATACGTATTCTTGGCTTCACAAGGGTGCTTTCTCTTGCAGCAAAGAGCTCTGTAAAGGCATCCCCACTACCAA GCATATTGATTATTGCATGCACAGAGTAAATCTATTATGTCATTATGGTGTCAAACCCATTCTTGTGTTTGATGGAGGTCCCTTACCAATGAAGAATGAACAGGAGAACAAGCGGGCAAG ATCTAGGAAAGAAAACCTTTCTCGTGCAATAGAGCATGAAGCTAATGGAAACATGACTGCTGCTTATGAGTGCTATCAAAAGGCGGTTGATATATCACCTTCAGTGGCTCACGATCTAATACAG GTCCTAAAGCGGGAAAATGTATGTTACATAGTGGCTCCTTATGAAGCAGATGCTCAAATGACCTTTCTGGCCATCAGCAAACAGGTTGATGCTGTTATAACCGAAGATTCAGATTTAATAGCATTTGGTTGTCCTAGG ATCATTTACAAAATGGATAAGTTTGGGCAAGGTCTTGAGTTTCGGTGCTCCAAGCTGGACCAGAATAAGGAACTAAATTTAACAGGTTTCACAAAGCAGATGCTTCTAGAGATGTGTATCTTGAGCGGTTGTGACTATTTGCAGTCCTTGCCTGGAATGGGCCTAAAAAAAGCTCATGCACTTATAAAAAAGTTCAAGAGCTATGACAAG GTCATTAAGCACTTGAGGTACAATACTGCTGCAGTTTCTCCTCTGTATGAAGAGTCTTTCAAGAAAGCAATTATGACCTTCCTGCATCAACGAGTTTATGATCCCATTACTGAAGATCTGGTTCATTTGTCTGAGCTCTCTGTCTGTGGTAGTCAAGATCTAGATTTCCTAGGCC CGTTGATACAAACAGAAGTTGCTCAAGGAATAGCAAAAGGCAATATTGATCCTTTCACTATGATGCCATTTCAG AAAGAATGCAATGCTGCTGAACTGGTGCATAGCAGGACTTATGAACTGAATGACTTCAAAGTGGAAGGTGAAAGGAGGAAGCTTGATTTGCCTGCACAAAAGAATCTCCTAACCAATTACTTCT GCACTGCTTCTCTTGAAGCAAAGCAGAAATTTAGGGCACCGAGAACTAGCCCTGTTAATCCAAATTCAGAGGTTGGAGTGTCAAACCCTTGGGCAGACAGTAAGAAGGGAGCTGATTCTCCTAAATTCTTGAGCTTGCCAATGTCCTCGCCTGATCTTCTGGGTGTATCTTCTGCTCCG GTAGATGATATTCTCTTGAAAGCTTCCAGGTGTTTGGAGTCAAAAAGTCAAG GACGACTGGAAGAGGAAGAAATTGCAAATTATATAGGACTACAACCTGTTCCGCTACAGCATCCAATATGTAAACCCTGCATGACATCGAGTAAGGAGCGTGCTTTAGATTTGAGCGAGAGCACAATGCAAGCTGAAAAAGGAAAAGTGATAGTGAGGAGCTCCTATTTTCTGAAGAATAAGAAAAAGGAAGATAATCAGGATGATAAGAGTGAGATAAATGGGGCTGCCAATGATAAATCTCATAGAAGCATTCAGGAGAATGATTGTGATTCTATTTCAGATGCAAGGGATGAAACAGTAGCAGCAGTCGTTAAAACTGCCATTGTGCGGAGTTCTTATTTTCAGCATAAGCCATCATCAGGAAATG GTGATACTGaacagaaagagaaagagaacAAACGAGTAATAGTAAGGAGTTCTTATTTTCAGCACAAGCGATCAGCAGGaacaaaagagaatgaaaattgTCAGGATAACTCGCATGTTGCTGCTGAGCTGCAACATACCAGTCCCAAGGCTTCTTCAGAAAATGACTGCTGTGAAGTGAGattaaagaaaagaaaggttACCTTCATTGACACTGCTCAAACC GAAAGTGAAAGGAGTGAATATTTAGAGGCTGAAATATCTGCAGATCAAG GCAACTTCAGCTCCGACCTGGATGATTCAACTAAGGAAACAAAGGACGGAGAAGGGAAATTTGGATCCAACATCTCTCATTTAGGACGTTATTCCCAAATAGCAGAGAAATCAATAGAAAGTTTTGTTTCAGTCATATCATCGTTTAGATTCACCTCAAATGGTTCTCGGGCCAGTGGGCTCCGAGCCCCTCTAAAAGATATTAAGAATACCAGCACTAACAG GTCCGCTAGTAACATGGATCTAAGCAAGTTCGTATACAAGCCAACAAATCAGAAGCGATCATTAGCACGTCGTAAAGTTTAA